CATGCAGTCGAGCGACGACAGGCCGACCGCTGCGGCGAACTCGCTCATCTTGCCATTGGTTCCTTCGCAGACTACGTGATCGCAGCCAGCCAGGCCGAAGCTGCGCATTTGCCGTACGCGCTGTGCAAAGTCGTCATCGTTCGTGACGATCGCTCCCCCTTCGCCGCAGTTGACGAACTTCGTGGCATGAAAACTAAATACCTCGGCCAGGCCGAAGCCGCCGATCATGCGGCCCCCGCTGGAGCAGCCGAAGGCATGGGCGGAGTCATACAGCAGAGTGAGGCCGTGCCGGGCGGCGATTGCTTCCAGCTCGGCCGTCGCACACGGCCTTCCCCACAAGTGTACGCCAATGATGCCGCTGGTCCGCGGCGTGATAGAGCGCTGAACTGCTGCCGGATCGAGATTGTGCGTGACGGGGTCGATATCGCAAAACTTCGGCGTGATACGCTGCCACTCCAGCGCATGCGCCGTGGCCACGAACGTATTGGCCGGCACGATCACTTCGCCCAAGAGGCCCGCGGCTCGGACGGCGATTTCCAAGCCCACGGTGGCGTTGCAGACGGCCAGACAGTGCTTTACGCCAGCAAGCTTTTCGACACGCTGCTCGAACTCTTGCACCGCCACTCCGTCGTTCGAGAGCCACCGCCGCTCGAAAATCTTCTCGATGCGGCGCTGCAATTCAGCCACTCGGCCCAAATTGGGCCGGCCGACATGGAGCGGCTCGTCAAAAGCCGGCTTGCGCCGCGGCGGAGATGAAAGAGTTGTCGTCATGGCATCCGTGCCGCAATGAAGCGCTAGTAAACCTAGCCCTGGCTCAGTTCGGCGAAGCCAAACCCGGTGGCCCCAAAACCGTTGCCGTTGTACAGCATATAGCGGCGCTCTCCAAGATCGAACACCGCCGGATAGGCGTTCATGCTAGCGTCCCAGCCATCGCCGCGCGGCAATTCAACCAGTTCATCCCGCCTTTTCCAAACGAGGCCGTCGGCCGAAGTGGCATAGCCGACGCGATAGCCCTTCTGCGAATCCTCGCGGTATCCACGAATCGACCGGTAGCAATACCACATCCGGTAACCGCTGGCGTCTTTGATGATCCAAGGCCGCGCAATCGCTTCATCGGGACGTT
The sequence above is a segment of the Pirellulales bacterium genome. Coding sequences within it:
- a CDS encoding DegT/DnrJ/EryC1/StrS family aminotransferase produces the protein MTTTLSSPPRRKPAFDEPLHVGRPNLGRVAELQRRIEKIFERRWLSNDGVAVQEFEQRVEKLAGVKHCLAVCNATVGLEIAVRAAGLLGEVIVPANTFVATAHALEWQRITPKFCDIDPVTHNLDPAAVQRSITPRTSGIIGVHLWGRPCATAELEAIAARHGLTLLYDSAHAFGCSSGGRMIGGFGLAEVFSFHATKFVNCGEGGAIVTNDDDFAQRVRQMRSFGLAGCDHVVCEGTNGKMSEFAAAVGLSSLDCM